In Vicinamibacterales bacterium, the genomic window ACTGGAAGACGGTGTTCGGCGAGTTCGTCTCACCGGCCCGCGGATCGGCGCGCGTTGGACTGGCCGCCCGCGAGGGCAAGCGGCTCTCGGGCTACCTGCTCGGCGAGGTCAGGGCCTTCGAGTTCGGCTCGGCGCCGTGCGGTTGGATTTTTGCCGTCGGCGTGGACCCCGCGCAGGCCCACCACGGCATCGGCTCGGCGCTGGTCGCCGAGGCCGGACGCCGCTTCAAACGTGCGGGCGTGGCCACGGTCCGCACGATGGTGCGGCGCCACGACGTGTCCATGCTCGCGTTCTTCCGATCGAACGGCTTCGTCGGCGGCAGCTTCACGCAACTGGAGCTCGCCCTGCCGGCAGCGAAGGGGAGATGACGATGGAGAGCGGTCCACTGGCGGTGACGCGGCTGGACGACGGCGCGAT contains:
- a CDS encoding GNAT family N-acetyltransferase, whose amino-acid sequence is MTQITQIKTSGAQALRPAIGPLQAEDLRAVVQLDAQLTGRRKPAYWKTVFGEFVSPARGSARVGLAAREGKRLSGYLLGEVRAFEFGSAPCGWIFAVGVDPAQAHHGIGSALVAEAGRRFKRAGVATVRTMVRRHDVSMLAFFRSNGFVGGSFTQLELALPAAKGR